The following are from one region of the bacterium genome:
- a CDS encoding GxxExxY protein: MKFDELSKKVIGLAIEVHRELGPGLLENTYKQCLAYELSQAGINFQMEMGLPVKYKNIHISCGYRIDFLIENELILELKSVDNIVPVHEAQLLTYMRLANIKIGLLMNFNEKRLKDGIKRFVL, encoded by the coding sequence ATGAAATTTGATGAATTATCTAAGAAAGTAATTGGGTTAGCAATTGAAGTTCATCGGGAATTAGGTCCTGGGTTATTAGAAAATACATATAAGCAATGTCTTGCTTATGAATTAAGTCAGGCAGGAATTAACTTTCAAATGGAGATGGGACTACCTGTAAAGTATAAAAACATCCATATTTCTTGTGGTTATCGGATAGACTTCTTAATAGAAAATGAGTTAATCTTAGAATTAAAGAGTGTTGACAATATAGTTCCTGTCCATGAAGCCCAGTTGCTAACCTATATGAGATTAGCAAATATAAAGATAGGTTTATTAATGAACTTTAATGAGAAGAGATTGAAAGATGGGATTAAAAGATTTGTTTTATAA
- a CDS encoding RNA-directed DNA polymerase has translation MDRRKGLPIGNQTSQFFANVYLNGFDHFVKKELGCRYYIRYVDDSVVLDDDKALLYDVREGLKEYLSKLRLRLHPDKSQIFPVEQGTDFLGYRSFPTHRLIRKSNVKRFRRKLRRYRRDYAAGELSWPEVNQRVQSWLGHACWANSYYLRKEIFESAVFVKG, from the coding sequence TTGGATAGGCGAAAGGGGTTACCCATTGGCAATCAGACCAGCCAGTTTTTTGCCAATGTTTATCTCAATGGGTTTGACCATTTTGTAAAGAAAGAATTAGGTTGCCGCTATTATATTCGCTATGTAGATGATTCTGTGGTTTTAGATGATGATAAGGCTTTACTGTATGATGTTCGGGAGGGACTAAAGGAGTATCTGTCAAAGCTGCGGTTGAGATTGCATCCTGACAAGAGCCAGATTTTTCCGGTAGAGCAAGGGACGGACTTTCTTGGTTATCGCAGTTTCCCTACTCATCGTCTAATTCGTAAAAGCAATGTTAAGCGATTCAGGCGAAAGTTGAGAAGATATCGACGGGATTATGCGGCTGGAGAATTAAGCTGGCCGGAAGTAAATCAGCGGGTACAAAGTTGGTTAGGACATGCATGCTGGGCCAATAGTTATTATTTACGAAAAGAAATCTTTGAAAGTGCTGTATTTGTAAAGGGGTAG
- the avd gene encoding diversity-generating retroelement protein Avd, which yields MLKHTIPILARFPRDQKFLLGDQFQRLLTDILDAFIEAYYSQKKLPILIPVNLQLEKLRYRIRLSHDFNLISHKQYGQLSEKVDEIGRMLGGWIWIGERGYPLAIRPASFLPMFISMGLTIL from the coding sequence TTCCCTCGAGATCAGAAGTTTTTATTAGGCGATCAATTTCAAAGGCTACTAACTGACATTCTGGATGCTTTTATCGAGGCATACTATAGCCAGAAGAAGTTGCCTATTCTAATCCCAGTGAATTTGCAATTAGAGAAGCTGCGTTATCGTATTCGACTGAGCCACGACTTTAACCTTATTAGCCATAAGCAATATGGTCAGTTGAGCGAAAAGGTAGACGAAATAGGTCGGATGCTTGGAGGCTGGATTTGGATAGGCGAAAGGGGTTACCCATTGGCAATCAGACCAGCCAGTTTTTTGCCAATGTTTATCTCAATGGGTTTGACCATTTTGTAA
- a CDS encoding DUF5618 family protein, producing MKESLRYLNNAREILRSIPVEDNTYTDVKPVREAFGTAYLAILEAINEYLIEKKQVTKKEIPKSVDGYREALRKHLAIHNGKLMREFEMLYDTLHIAGYYRGLIYDTQGVKHYLKLAKDFIEKIG from the coding sequence ATGAAAGAGTCATTAAGATATTTAAATAATGCCAGGGAGATATTGAGGTCTATTCCAGTAGAGGATAATACCTATACAGATGTTAAGCCTGTGCGAGAGGCATTTGGAACAGCCTATCTGGCTATTTTAGAAGCAATAAATGAATATCTGATTGAAAAGAAGCAAGTTACGAAGAAAGAAATTCCAAAATCAGTAGATGGATATAGAGAAGCATTAAGAAAGCATCTGGCTATTCATAATGGAAAGTTGATGAGGGAGTTTGAAATGCTTTATGACACCTTGCACATAGCGGGTTATTATAGAGGACTTATTTATGATACCCAGGGAGTTAAACATTATTTAAAATTAGCAAAGGATTTTATAGAAAAGATTGGATAA